One genomic region from Diabrotica undecimpunctata isolate CICGRU chromosome 9, icDiaUnde3, whole genome shotgun sequence encodes:
- the LOC140450375 gene encoding 2-iminobutanoate/2-iminopropanoate deaminase-like yields the protein MTTKKLISTPFAPGPVNNAPYSQAILIDSKTLYVSGTLGLSVNTGKLVEGGFDNEMQQAMKNLEAILRAGNSSFDKLIKVNIFLDDMNDFFKMNEIYRTYVKKNYPARCVVQAARLPVNAKVEIEAIAISGDLAPSECTC from the exons ATGACAACAAAAAAGCTGATTTCTACTCCATTTGCTCCCGGTCCAGTAAATAATGCTCCTTATAG CCAGGCCATTTTGATTGATTCAAAAACGTTATACGTGTCGGGAACCCTTGGACTTTCGGTTAACACCGGAAAGCTGGTGGAAGGAGGATTTGACAATGAGATGCAACAAGCGATGAAAAATTTGGAGGCGATACTCAGAGCTGGCAATTCGTCTTTCGATAAGTTGATTAAGGTGAACATATTTTTAGACGACATGAATGACTTTTTTAAGATGAACGAAATTTACAGAACGT ATGTTAAGAAAAATTATCCCGCTCGATGTGTTGTGCAAGCTGCCAGACTGCCCGTAAATGCCAAAGTCGAAATTGAAGCCATAGCGATCTCGGGAGATTTAGCTCCGTCTGAATGTACATGTTGA